The Streptomyces cyaneogriseus subsp. noncyanogenus region CTCGCCCGTGGCCGACACCCTCGCCGGTGAACCGCCGGAGATCCACCCGTTCCTCGGCAGTTACCTGCTGGCCGAGGCGATCGACACCGCCGGTGCCGACCTCGCCGTGCACGGCCACGCCCACCTGGGGACCGAGCACGGCATGACGGCCGGCGGGGTGCGGGTGCGCAACGTGGCCCAGCCCGTGATCCGCCGGGCCTTCAACGTCTACCGACTGTCGGTGGACTGACGGCGGGCCGGTCCGGCCGTCGGCGTCAGGGGCGGTCGGGCTGGTCCGTGGTGCGTCCGAGATAGACGAGCGGACCGGGGTCGGGCACGTCGATCTCGTGGAAGCCGAGACGGTCGTAGAAGGCCCGGGCCCCGGTGTTGACGGTCACCATGCCGAGATGGACGGCGGGTACTCCCCCGTCCCGCAGGGCGCGCAGGAAGGCGCGCATCAGGGCGCGGCCGAATCCCCGGCCCTGCCAGGCGGGCAGCAGGTCGATGTGCAGATGGGCCGGGTAGCCGGCCAGTTCCGGCAGGAGCATCCGCTCGGGGCGGTGCAGCAGATCGGCCATCATCTCGTCCGGGGTGTGCGGCGGGGCGCCCGGCGCCGGGTGCCGGTCCGCGACCAGCGGCAGCCACTTGGCGCGGAACGCCTCGACGAAGCCCGCGGTGTCCGCGGTGCCGAGGATGTAGCCGACGGCCCGGCCCGCGCCGTCGTCCAGGACGAAGGCCAGCTCCGGCTCCAGATGGACGTACGGGGTGGCGAAGATCGCCGGCAGCAGGCCGGGGTCGGCGTAGACGGGACGGGCGTCCTGGCCGTTGTGCGCGGTGCGGACGCAGATGTCCTCAAGGGCCGGGAGGTCCTCGGGGCGGTAGGGGCGTACGGCGGGAGACGAGGTCACCGCGCCATCCTGCCCGCCGGGGGCTCGTACCTCAAGATCTCGCCCGCACCCGCCCGGGGCGGGGGCGCCGCGCCGTGCCGCGGGCTCGTCCCCTCACCCGGATGCCGTACGGACGGCGTTCTCCGGACGGTGTGCGGACCGGCGCGCGTCGGCCGGTGGGCGGACGCCGAATGGCACCGGTGGGGCGGGGCACCCGATGATCGCTGTAGGCACGACACCTCGTTCCCCCCGAAGCACGGCACCTGGCGCCTTCCCTCCGGGTCTTGCCGGACCCCGCGAGCCCGGCAAGACCCGGACGGGAGACGCCAGGGCACAACACCTCTGGAGAGCGCCATGAGTCTTCTGCGTGTGGCCGGCCGTCCGATGCTGGCGTCGATGTTCATCGCCGGTGGCCTGAACTCCGTCCGCAACCCCGAGGCGGTGGCCCCGATGGCCGAGTCCGTGGTCCGTCCGCTGACCGAACGGGTGGCCTTCCTGCCGGACCGCACCGAGCAGCTCGTCCGGCTGAGCGGCGCCGTCCAGGTGGCGGGCGGTGTCCTGCTGGGGATCGGCCGCTTCCCCCGGCTGTCCGCGCTGGCCCTCGCGGCGACGCTGGTGCCCACCACGCTGGCCGCGCACCGCTTCTGGGAGGCCGAGGACGAGGGCGAACGCGCCCAGCAGCAGATCCACTTCCTCAAGAACCTGTCCATGCTCGGGGGTCTGCTGATCGCGGCGGACGACACGGGCAGCGCCCCGTCCCTGCTGTGGCGCGGCCGTCACGCAGCCAAGGACGTGCGGCGGGACGCACGTCTGGTCGGCCGTTCCATGCGGACGGCGTGCCGGCCGGGCGCGGCCACGGGCGGCATCCGGTCCCGGCTGGGCGGCTGACACCTCCTCTCCCCCACCGGCTGCCCCCGCGCCCGGGCCGGTCGTGTCCCGCGGCCTCCCGGCGCCGGGCCTCTGCGGTGGCGCGGGGCGGAGCACCTCAGGTGCCGGTGCGCAACAGGTCCAGGGTGAGGGCGGCGGTCCAGGAGAAGCGCCGGGCGCCGCGCCCGGCGCCGGTGACGGGGTCGACGTACTCGGCGAACCCGGTGCGGCCGGCCTCGGTGAGGAAGCCGTCCCGGAGCTGCGCGGCTTCCTGGTGGAAACCGTGGGTGAGCAGACCGCGGTGGATCAGCCAGGCGGTGTTGAACCACGCCGGGCCGCGCCAGTAGCGCTGGGCGTCGAAGGCGTGCCCGGTCAGGTCGTACGCGGGGACGAGCCGGGTGGCGGGAGCCCGGAAGCGGGGGCCGTGCAGTGCCGCGCGCAGACGGTCGGCGACGGCGGGCGGCAGCCGCGGCACGACGAGCGGGACGAGTCCGCCGACGCCCTGCTCGTCGACGAGGGTGCCGTCGCGCAGGTCCCGGACGCGGAACACGCCCGCGTCGGCGTCCCACAGCCGGACCACCAGACGGTGGGCGATCCGCTCGGCGCGGGCCGTGTGGGCATCGCCGTCCGCGCCGAGGTCGCGGGCGATGGCGGCGAGCGCCAGTTCGCCGACGGCCAGCAGGGCGTTGAAGCAGGGGTCCTCCACGGCGAATCCGTGCCGGGCCGCGCGGTCGTCGTAACCGGCCTCGCGGTAGTCGGCGGCGAGGCGGACGTAACGGCCGTAGTCGGCGTCGGTGGGCCGGTCGGCGTGGTGGCCGTGGTGCAGGTCGGCGCGCCGGAAGGCTCCGGGCGGGGCGGGCTCGACGCGCCGCAGGGCCCGGTCCCAGCAGGGGCTGTTGTCCATGCCGGACTCCCACGGGTGGACGACGGCCGCCAGTCCCCCGCCGCCGAGGTCGCGGCGGGTGAGGAGGTAGTCGTGCCAGGCGGCGAGCCGGGGGCGGACACGGGCGAGGAAGCCCCGCCGCCGGGACTCCTCGGGATCCGCCCGGTGCACCAGCCAGGCGGCCAGGGCGTGCACGGGCGGCTGGACGATGCCGGAGGTCTCCCGGCCGGACGGTGCGCCCGCCGCCCGGCCCGCGCGGGAGGACTGCCAGAAGTCCGGGCTCGGGAAGTAGGCGTCGTGCGGCACGGCCGGGTTGAAGACGATGTGCGGAATGCGCCCGTCGGCCCACTGCGCGGCCAGCAGCGTTTCGAGTTCCCGCTGCGCGCGGCGGGCCGAGAGATGGCGCAGTCCGATGGCCACGAACGCGGAGTCCCAGCTCCACTGGTGGGGGTAGAGCGTGCGGGAGGGCACGGTGGAGCTGCCGGCCCGGTTGCCGGCGAGGACGTCCGCCGCCTGGCGCCACAGGGCGTCCGGCGCGCCGCTCGAGGACGCGGAGCGGTCCAGGAGGGAGGCCGTGCGCCGGGCCTCCCGGGGAGGGCGGGGGCGGATCGCCCGGCTCTCCCGCTGTTCCTGCGGCGTCGGTCGGTGTGTGCCCGGATCGGGGCGAGCCCGGTGACGCGGATCCACGGGCGGCTCCGGAAGGGGTACGGGTGGTCGGTTGCGTCGACCATATCCGGAGCTTATGTCTTGTCAATACGCAAAACCTGGCCAGTGACGCCTGTTGGGCAGACGTATGCCGGGGGACGAGGGCGGAGACCGGTGCCCGCGGGGCGGGCCCGCCGCCCCGCGCGGCCCTCGTCAGCCGCGGGTGAAGAGGGCGCCGTCGTCTTCTGTGACGCCCGGGCCGGCCGAGGCCGCCGGGCTGGTGACGAGGTGCCGGCTGCCCGCGGTGGTACGGAAGCGGGTGCGGTAGGCGGTCGGGGAGACGCCCAGTGTGTGCTGGAAGACCCGGCGCAGTGACTCGGAGGAGCCGAATCCGGCCCGGCGCGCCACCTCCTCCACGGTGCCGGTCCCGTCGTCGAGGAGCCTCCGGGCGGCCTCCAGGCGGACGGATTCCACATACTGACCCGGGGTCAGCCCCAGTTCGTCGCGGAAGAGCCGGCCCAGATGGCGGGCGCTGACCCCGCCCACGGCGGCCAGGGAGCCCAGGGTGTGGCAGCCCGCCGGGTCGCCGGCGACGTGGTCCATCACCCGCCGGACGGACGGATGCCGGGGCCGGCCGGGCGTCAGCCCTGCGCCGAACTGGGCCTGTCCGCCGGGGCGGGCCATGAAGACGACCAGATGCCGTGCCGTCCGCCTGGCCACCTCGGCGCCCCAGTCCTCCTCCACCAGGCTCAGGGCGAGGTCGATGCCCGCGGACACCCCGGCCGACGTGACGACCGCGCCGTCCCGGACGAAGAGCGGGTCGGCCTCGACGCGCACGGCCGGGTAGGCGGTGGCCAGCTCGGGCGCCAGTTCCCAGTGGGTGGCGGCGCGCCGTCCGTCCAGCAGGCCGGCCGCGGCGAGCAGGAACGCGCCCGCGCAGACGGAGGCGACGCGCCCGGCCCGCCCGGACAGGCCCGCGACCAGTTCCACCAGCGCGGTGTCGGCGACCGCCGACCGCCAGTCGGTGCGCCCCGGCACCAGCAGTGTGCCCAGGCGGCGCGGCAGGCCGGACGGGCCGGCGTGGACGCCGATGGGCAGGCCGGAGGAGGTGGCGACCCCCGCCCCGGAGACGGAGACGACCCGCACGTCGTAGTCGGCGCCGTAGCGGTTGGCGGTGGTGAACACCTCGACGGGCCCGGTGACGTCGAGGAGCTGCACCTCGTCGAACGCGACGACGGCGACGGTGTGCCCGGCCCGGTCCTCGGGCGGGGCTATTCCTGCCACGGGGAGTCCAGGATGGTGCGGACGAAGTCGCCGCGCCGGAAGGCGGGGTCGAAGTGCTGCAGGACGTCGGCCTTGACGTTGCCGAAGGTGGTGTCCGGCTTGCTGCGGATCCCGGCGTGGAACGCCTCCAGGATGCGGTGCTTGAAGCCGGGCCGCGGGTGCAGGGCCACGATCTCGGCGCGCTCGGCGTCGGAGATGTCGCCGTAGCCGATGCCGAGCACGTCGTACTCCACCCCCGCCGTCACCAGGGCGACCTCCGGTTCCATGTGTGCGGGGATGCCGGGGGTGGTGTGCAGGGCGATGGCGGTCCACACCCGGCGCACGCTGTCCTCGGGGACGTCGTGCGACCGCAGGAACCGCCGTGCCTCGTCGGCGCTGTCCACCTCGAAGCGGCGGCCGCTGCCGTGGAAGCGCTCGTCGAGGCCGAGGTCGTGGAAGAGGGCGCCGATGTACAGCAGCTCCGGGTCGAAGCTCAGGTCGCGGTTGCGGCCCTGGAGGCTGCCGAAGAAGTACACCCGCCGTGAATGGTGGTAGATCAGCTCGCTGGTGGTGTCGCGGACGAGTTCGGTCGCCTCGCGGGCGAGTCTCGTCCGCGGCACCGCCACCGCCGCCGCGGTTTCGCGTTCCTCGGCCATGTCCGGTCCGCCTTTCCTCGGGTCCGTCCCGCGACCGGCTCCGCCTCCGGTCGGGGGGAGCCGGTCGCGGCGTCCCTCACAGCTTCGCGCCCGGGGGCCTCCGGACGCCATGGCGATCCCGCCCTCCGCCCCACGGAAAGCGACATGGGCGGGCCCGCCGATGCGTCCGGGGGGTGCGGGGCGCGCCGGAAGGAGTAGCCGGGAGGGCGGGCGGGTGCCGCGTGTGGTCGGGTGGGCCCAGAGCCGGTGCCCGTCCGGCGGCGCGCGCCCGGCCGTCCGCCCGGGCGAGCCGGCCGCACCGGCGTTAGCCCGCTGACGACGCGGGGACCCGACGCTCGTGGCGGGCCGCAACCGGGGTCCGCCACGATCCGGCTGGAGGTGAGGACACATGGGACACGGCGGAAACGTCATCGCCGAGCTGACCACCGATCACCGTGAGGTCGAGGAGCTCTTCGGCAAGATCGAGGCACTGCCGTCCGGTCACAAGGACCGCAAGCTGTACGCCGATCAGGCCACGATGGAGCTGGTACGGCACTCGGTGGCCGAGGAAGCCTATCTCTACCCGGCCGTCCGCCGGCACGTGGCCAACGGCGACGCCCTCGCGGACAAGGAGCTGGAGGACCACGCCAGGGCCGAGCAGATCATGAAGGACCTGGAGGGCTGCGCGGCGGACGACGCCGAGTTCGACCGGCTGGTCGGCATGCTGATGAGCGAGATCCGGGAGCACATCGCCGACGAGGAGGACAATCTCTTCCCCCGCCTGAGCGAGGCGTGCCCCGCGGACGCGCTGGACGAGCTGGGCGACAAGGTCCGCCAGGCGAAGAAGACGGCCCCGACCCGTCCGCACCCGTCCGCTCCGGACCAGCCTCCGATGAACAAGCTGATGGCGCCGGGCGCCGGGCTGGTCGACCGGGTGCGGGACGCGCTGACGGGCCGCGGCAAGCCCGACTGACGGAGCAACCGTCCCCGTACACGCGAGGGCCCGGCGCCGCGGCGCCGGGCCCTCGCGCGTGCGGTGTGAGCCGGAGGCGGGGGTCAGGTCCGCGTCGCGAGCAGGTCCCGCACGGCCCGTACCACGTCCTCGGGCAGCGGCCCGTCCCCGGGGTGTCCGGAGCCGGTGAGCGGGCCCGGGTGGGCCCGGTCGCCGAGCAGGACCGCGGGCACCCGGTACGGGCACCGGCCCTCCGCGGTGGCGGACAGGGCGGCGACCGGGGTGCCGACGGCGGCGGCGAGATGGGCCGGGCCCGTGGCCGCGGTGACGACGGCGTCGGCGTTGCGCAGCACGCCCGCCAGGGTCCTCGGTGTGGTGCGGCCGCCGAGGTCGACGGCCGTGGCACCGCTGACGCGGCGGGTCAGACCGGTCTCGCCGGGGCCGCCGGTGACGACCACCCGGTGCCCGGCGTCGGCGAGCCGGGCCACCGCTTCGGCGCAGTGTCCGGCGTCCCAGGCGCGGGCCGGGTCCGCGGCTCCCGGGTGGACGACGACGTAGGGGCCGTTGCCGGTGAGGGTGGCGGTGTCGGGCGCGGGCAGGACGCGGAGCCGGCCGTCGTCGCCGGTGCGCAGGCCGAACCCCATGGCGGCGGCCGTGTCGAGCGCCGCCTCCGCCTCGTGGCGGCCGGGGCGGCGGGGCCGCAGGACGTCGAGCAGGCCGTCGGCCCGGCCGCAGCCGTCGTACGGCTCGCCGGTGCCGCCGGCCGTGGCGCCGATGCGGCGGACCCGGGCCGTGCGCAGCAGGCGTGCGGTGGGCAGCGGGCTGTGGGGAGTCGGGGGGAGGACGAGCGCCACGTCGTAGGACTCCTGGCGCAGCCGCCGCACCAGGCGGTCGGTGCTGTCGGCGGCGTCGGTGCGCGCGGGGCCGCCGGGTGGTGCTCCGGTGCCGTCGTGCGGCGGGTGCGCCGCCCACACCACGACGTCGTCGACGTGGGGAAGCAGGCGGGCGGCGGGGGCGCCTTCGGGGTCGCACAGCATGGTCACGCGGCCGGCCCGGGTGGCCACGGCCCGGACGGCCGGGCCGGCCAGCAGGACGCCCCCGAAGCCGCCGGGCCGGGCGACGAGCGCCTTCACGCCCACCACTCCCCCTCGCCGCGCGCCACCGCCGCCGGGACCGGCTCGGTCGGCTCGCGGAAGGCGGCGACGGTGCGCGCCAGGCCCTCCTGCCAGCCGACCTTGGGCATCCAGCCGAAGATCTCGCGGGCGAAGCCGGTGACCGGGCGCGGCCGGCGGGGCGGGTCCGCGGGGGCGCCGTCGCAGGTCACCTGCGACGCGGAGCCGGTCAGCTCGATCACCCGGCGGGCGATCTCGCGTTCGGTCGGTGTCTCGTCGCCGCCGATGTCGACCGGCCGGACGGACCGGCCGGAGGCCACCAGCAGGATCCCGTCCACCATGTCGTCGACGTAGCACAGGGAGTGGGTACGGCTGCCGTCGCCGGTGACGACGACGGGTTCCCCGGCCAGGGCCGAGGCGAGGAAGCGTCCTGGAACTCCGCCGTCGTCGGTGCGCATCCCCGGCCCGTACACGGTGAACAGCCGGACGACTCCGGCGTCGCTGCCGTGATCGGCCGCGTGGGCGGCGACCAGGGTCTCGGCGAACCGGGTGGCCTCGGCGGACACGCGGTGCGGGCCGACCGGGTCGGCCGGATCGGTGCCGGGTTCCGCCGGGCCGTGGGGCTCCGGACCGGCGGAGGGGCCGCCGGTGTCGTGCGCCGGGGGTGCCGAGGCGAGGAGGAAGCGGGCGCCGTCCCGGTCGGCGACGGCCAGCGCGGTGCGGGTGCCGACGCTGCCGGCGTCCAGCAGTTCCAGGGGCCGCTCGGGCCATGCGTCCGGGCAGGCGGGGCCGGCCAGGTGCAGGACCAGGTCGTAGGGGCCGGTGAGGGTGTCGGCGCAGGCGGGGCCGGCCAGGTGGAGGATGTCCTGCTCGAGGAAGCGGAAGCCGCGGCGGCCCGCCAGGTGGGCCACTCGCCCGGCCCGGCCCGTGGAGAGGTTGTCGAGGCAGTCGACTTCGACACCTGAATCGAGCAGGTGGGTGCACAGCCGCGAGCCGAGGAAGCCCGCGCCGCCGACGACCAGGGCCCGCCGCCACGGTGTCACGGCCCCGGACCGCATGGAGAACGCCGCCGTCGGCATCATGAGGACGACCTTCCTTCCCTCGGCGCTGACGACGGCACCACGGGTGCCCCTCCGAGTCGCTTTCATACTCTGACGGCTACCGCCTCCGGTCCCGGGCACGACCCGTCGCCCCCGGGAGACCGGGAAGGGGCGGGCGGCCGGGCGAGCGGGCCCTGTCCCGCCGCCTCCGCCGCCGTACCGGGGCCCCCGCAGGGCCTGTGATCAAACCCACTCACCAGGGGAAACGCCCTGCGTGCAGCGGGTTTCGGCTGCCTGCCGCGAGCTCGGGCAGTAGTGCGCCGGCACCGACTCGCCCGGCCGTTCTGCCACCATGGTCGACGCCGTCTCCCGGCTCCCGGAGCGGCCGCGCAGCGCAGCCGGCCTTCCTCGCTCCGTTCCCCTTTCCGCCCGAGCCCTCCGGCTCGTCCTCGAGTAGCGCACGGTGTCTTCCTCCCCTCTCCCCGCCCCGCCCTCCCCTGCGTTGGCCGCCTCCGCCGCCGCGCCGTCCCACCCCTCTTCGCACTCGCCGTGGCGGTCCCTGAGACACCGCGGCATGCGCTGGTGGTCCTTCGCGAACTTCGTGTCGAACGCCGGTACGTGGATGCAGCTCACGGTGCAGAACCTGCTGGTCCTGCAGATCACCGGGTCGGCCGCCGCGACGGGGCTGTCCATGTCCGTCCAGGCCGCGCCCGCCCTGCTCATCAGCGTGTTCGGCGGTGCCGCCGTCGACCGCTGGCCGCGCAGGCTGACCGCCGCCGTCAGCCAGGCGCTGCTGGGCGCCGTCGCCTTCACGACGGCCGTCCTGGTCGCCCTGGACCGGCTCGACATGACCTCGCTGATGGTGCTGGCCGCCGTGACGGGTGTCATCGCCACCGTGGACGGCCCGGCCTGCGCCCTGCTGGGCAACGACCTCGTCCCGGAGGCGGACCTGCCGTCCGCCATCGGCGTGGGGGCGCTGGTCCACCAGGCGGGGCGGCTCGCGGGCGCCGCGCTCGCGGGCGTGGCCGTCGGTCTGCTCGGCACCGCCGCGGCGTACGCCGCGAACGGACTGTCGTTCCTGTTCGTGGCCGCGGTCATCCCCTTCCTGCGTCCCGTGCGCGGGGCCGTCGCGGACGCCGGGAGGGGCGGTGCGCGGACCGTGGGCCGCCCGGCGCCGGCCGACATGAGCGTGCGCCAGGGCCTGGCGTTCTTCGCCCGCCGGCCCCGTCTGCTGGCCCTCGCCGGGGTCACCGGCGTCAGCGCGGTCTTCGGACGCAACTACGCGCTCACCCTGGCCGTGCTCGTGACCGGTCCGCTCGCCGGCGGCACCGGTGCCTTCGGCACGGTCTCCACCGTGCTCGCCGTCGGCGGCATCCTCGGCGCGGTCCTGGCGGCGCGGCTGCGGCGGCCGTCGGTGCGGCTCGTGGGCGCGCTGGCCGCCGCGGGCGGATTGCTCCAGGTGGTGGCGGGGCTGTCGCCGTCGGTGGCGGTGCTGCTGGCGCTGGTGCTGCCGATGGCCGTGGTGGAGTCCGTCTCCGACACCGCCGGCAGGGCGGTCCTGCAGACCGATCCCCCCGCCCACCTTCGGGGACGGGTGCTCGGCGTGTGGGGCAGCGTCGGCACGGTGTGGAGTCTGGGCGGGCCGCCGGCGCTGGGTCTGCTGATGGAGCTGGCCGGGGCGCGCGGCGCCCTGGTCACCGGCGGGCTGCTCATCGCGTGCGCCATCGGCACCGGCCACCTCCTCCACAAGCGCCGGGGCGCGGCCCCGGTGATCGTACGGAGGGAAGAGGGCGGCCTGCCGGAGAAGGCGGCGCTCGGGACGGCGGCCTGAGGCCGTGCGGCAGGCCACGGCGGTCGCAGAAGGCCGTAGGAGACCGCGCTGGGGCGGGCGCGGAGCCGCCCGGCGCCGGGAAGCGGCGAGCGAGGCGCCTGCCCGTCTGCCCGGCGCCGGCACCGGCACCGCGCTGGAGCGCCGGCCGGCCGGGTCCCCGCCGGCCCTCGGCCACGGTGGACGGACCCGCCGCCGCGAGGCCCTGCCGTCAGGCGACGAGGGGCTGCTCCGGACTCAGCCGGTCCAGGAGCTGGCCCCGGTGCAGGTCGGCCACGGGGGCGAGCAGGTCGGGATGGCGCAGCAGGGCCGCGGCGCGGTGGTCGTGGTCGTCGGGCGCGACCAGGCGCCGGAACTCGGCCCGGCCCCCCGTGGTGTGACCGTCGCCGCCGAGCGCGGCCACGGCCAGGGCGGCCAGTTCGGGGTCGGTGAGCAGGCAGGCGGCCCAGCTCGCCACGACCTCGTCGACCCAGGTGCGCCATGCGGCGGCGTCCGGGTCGCCGGACCCGCCGCCGTCGGCGCCCGTGACCCAGTCCAGCCGGCCGGAACCGCCCGGCCCCGCGACGCCCATCAGCGCGGCGTCCATCGCCGTCGGATAGCGCAGCCGGGCCGCGACGGTCACCGCCTGCCGCGCCTGCACCTCGCAGAGGGCGGCCGCCAGGGCGCCGCCGGGCGCGGGATAGGCGCGGGTCAGCCACTGGGCGGTGGCCGCGATGACCGGGGAGAGATCTGCTTGCACTGCCGGGCCGTCCGAACTGCACTTCGATGGGACACGGGACTGCACAGCACGGTAGCCCGCGGCCCGGGGCCTTCGACATGGCCCGGGCCTCGTTCTCCGCGTGGCTTCGGCCACATACGCCCCATGCCGCTCTCGGCCCGCGGCCCCCACCACCTGACCCGGCGGACCGGCGTCCGGTTCACCACAGCCCGGTGGTGAAGACCGGCTGGCGGGTGGCGTGGGCGGCGTCCCGCAGGTGCAGGGCCACGCTGATGACGGCCCGCAGCGCCGAGGGGCGCACGCTCTGGGCGCTCTCGGCGGCCAGTACCAGCAGGCTGGTGGCCGCCTGTTCGACGATGGAGACGGAGAAGGCGTAGTCGCTGCTCTCGGCCTGGCGGAAGGCGCGCCAGGGCGCCGCGGCGCCGTCGATGGCCCGCTGCACCGCCTGCTCCAGGTGGTGGGCGGCCTGCTCACAGAGGGAGGCGGGCAGGGTGATGGTCCGATGGAACGATGAGCTGGTCATGGTCCCAGTGCTCCCCGGTCCGCTCCTCCCCGACCGGCGCCGCCGGGCTTTTTCACCGGGTCGAGGCGTTTTTCACCGGGTCGCCGGAGCGGGAGCCGTCCGGCGGCGGCCCCTCCCCTCGTCCGGTCCGGCGGGAATCGGCCCGGCCGTGTCCGTAAGGGCTGTCCCGCCGGACGGGACCCGGCCCCTACGCTGGTCGCCGTGCGGCGTATGACATCCCCCGCGGCGGAAGCGGACGGTGAGGACCCGGGGTCGGTCGCGGCCCGGTTCACGGGGCGTGCGGCGACCGGGGAGCGGCGGCTGTCCGCCGCGCTCGCCGAGGTCACGCTCGAGGGCGGGCACGTGGTGATGGTCAAGCGCGGCGACGGGAACGGAGCCGCGCGGGCCGAGGCGGCCGGGCTGCGCTGGCTGGCCGACGCGGGCAGCGTCCCGGTCCCGGCGGTGCACGGGGACGACGGCCGCTGGCTGGTGACGGACCGGGTGCCGCAGGGCCGGCCCGGTGCCCCGGCGGCGGTCCGGTTCGGCCGGGACCTGGCCGCCCTGCACACGGCCGGGGCGCCCGCCTTCGGTGCGGCGCCGCCCGGCGGTCCCGAGCACGCGTACATCGGGCTCGCCCCGATGCGGAACGTCCACGGCACGAGCTGGCCGCACTGGTACGCCGAGCACCGGGTGCTGCCGTATCTGCGGCGCGCGGTCGACGACGGGACCGTCCGCCCCGCCGAGGCGGGGGTCGTGGAGCGGGTGTGCGAGCGGCTGC contains the following coding sequences:
- a CDS encoding GNAT family N-acetyltransferase, producing the protein MTSSPAVRPYRPEDLPALEDICVRTAHNGQDARPVYADPGLLPAIFATPYVHLEPELAFVLDDGAGRAVGYILGTADTAGFVEAFRAKWLPLVADRHPAPGAPPHTPDEMMADLLHRPERMLLPELAGYPAHLHIDLLPAWQGRGFGRALMRAFLRALRDGGVPAVHLGMVTVNTGARAFYDRLGFHEIDVPDPGPLVYLGRTTDQPDRP
- a CDS encoding DoxX family protein, whose protein sequence is MSLLRVAGRPMLASMFIAGGLNSVRNPEAVAPMAESVVRPLTERVAFLPDRTEQLVRLSGAVQVAGGVLLGIGRFPRLSALALAATLVPTTLAAHRFWEAEDEGERAQQQIHFLKNLSMLGGLLIAADDTGSAPSLLWRGRHAAKDVRRDARLVGRSMRTACRPGAATGGIRSRLGG
- a CDS encoding MGH1-like glycoside hydrolase domain-containing protein, whose amino-acid sequence is MRPRPPREARRTASLLDRSASSSGAPDALWRQAADVLAGNRAGSSTVPSRTLYPHQWSWDSAFVAIGLRHLSARRAQRELETLLAAQWADGRIPHIVFNPAVPHDAYFPSPDFWQSSRAGRAAGAPSGRETSGIVQPPVHALAAWLVHRADPEESRRRGFLARVRPRLAAWHDYLLTRRDLGGGGLAAVVHPWESGMDNSPCWDRALRRVEPAPPGAFRRADLHHGHHADRPTDADYGRYVRLAADYREAGYDDRAARHGFAVEDPCFNALLAVGELALAAIARDLGADGDAHTARAERIAHRLVVRLWDADAGVFRVRDLRDGTLVDEQGVGGLVPLVVPRLPPAVADRLRAALHGPRFRAPATRLVPAYDLTGHAFDAQRYWRGPAWFNTAWLIHRGLLTHGFHQEAAQLRDGFLTEAGRTGFAEYVDPVTGAGRGARRFSWTAALTLDLLRTGT
- a CDS encoding GlxA family transcriptional regulator, which encodes MAGIAPPEDRAGHTVAVVAFDEVQLLDVTGPVEVFTTANRYGADYDVRVVSVSGAGVATSSGLPIGVHAGPSGLPRRLGTLLVPGRTDWRSAVADTALVELVAGLSGRAGRVASVCAGAFLLAAAGLLDGRRAATHWELAPELATAYPAVRVEADPLFVRDGAVVTSAGVSAGIDLALSLVEEDWGAEVARRTARHLVVFMARPGGQAQFGAGLTPGRPRHPSVRRVMDHVAGDPAGCHTLGSLAAVGGVSARHLGRLFRDELGLTPGQYVESVRLEAARRLLDDGTGTVEEVARRAGFGSSESLRRVFQHTLGVSPTAYRTRFRTTAGSRHLVTSPAASAGPGVTEDDGALFTRG
- a CDS encoding HD domain-containing protein gives rise to the protein MAEERETAAAVAVPRTRLAREATELVRDTTSELIYHHSRRVYFFGSLQGRNRDLSFDPELLYIGALFHDLGLDERFHGSGRRFEVDSADEARRFLRSHDVPEDSVRRVWTAIALHTTPGIPAHMEPEVALVTAGVEYDVLGIGYGDISDAERAEIVALHPRPGFKHRILEAFHAGIRSKPDTTFGNVKADVLQHFDPAFRRGDFVRTILDSPWQE
- a CDS encoding hemerythrin domain-containing protein; translated protein: MGHGGNVIAELTTDHREVEELFGKIEALPSGHKDRKLYADQATMELVRHSVAEEAYLYPAVRRHVANGDALADKELEDHARAEQIMKDLEGCAADDAEFDRLVGMLMSEIREHIADEEDNLFPRLSEACPADALDELGDKVRQAKKTAPTRPHPSAPDQPPMNKLMAPGAGLVDRVRDALTGRGKPD
- a CDS encoding glycosyltransferase family 9 protein; protein product: MKALVARPGGFGGVLLAGPAVRAVATRAGRVTMLCDPEGAPAARLLPHVDDVVVWAAHPPHDGTGAPPGGPARTDAADSTDRLVRRLRQESYDVALVLPPTPHSPLPTARLLRTARVRRIGATAGGTGEPYDGCGRADGLLDVLRPRRPGRHEAEAALDTAAAMGFGLRTGDDGRLRVLPAPDTATLTGNGPYVVVHPGAADPARAWDAGHCAEAVARLADAGHRVVVTGGPGETGLTRRVSGATAVDLGGRTTPRTLAGVLRNADAVVTAATGPAHLAAAVGTPVAALSATAEGRCPYRVPAVLLGDRAHPGPLTGSGHPGDGPLPEDVVRAVRDLLATRT
- a CDS encoding NAD-dependent epimerase/dehydratase family protein gives rise to the protein MMPTAAFSMRSGAVTPWRRALVVGGAGFLGSRLCTHLLDSGVEVDCLDNLSTGRAGRVAHLAGRRGFRFLEQDILHLAGPACADTLTGPYDLVLHLAGPACPDAWPERPLELLDAGSVGTRTALAVADRDGARFLLASAPPAHDTGGPSAGPEPHGPAEPGTDPADPVGPHRVSAEATRFAETLVAAHAADHGSDAGVVRLFTVYGPGMRTDDGGVPGRFLASALAGEPVVVTGDGSRTHSLCYVDDMVDGILLVASGRSVRPVDIGGDETPTEREIARRVIELTGSASQVTCDGAPADPPRRPRPVTGFAREIFGWMPKVGWQEGLARTVAAFREPTEPVPAAVARGEGEWWA
- a CDS encoding MFS transporter, translated to MRWWSFANFVSNAGTWMQLTVQNLLVLQITGSAAATGLSMSVQAAPALLISVFGGAAVDRWPRRLTAAVSQALLGAVAFTTAVLVALDRLDMTSLMVLAAVTGVIATVDGPACALLGNDLVPEADLPSAIGVGALVHQAGRLAGAALAGVAVGLLGTAAAYAANGLSFLFVAAVIPFLRPVRGAVADAGRGGARTVGRPAPADMSVRQGLAFFARRPRLLALAGVTGVSAVFGRNYALTLAVLVTGPLAGGTGAFGTVSTVLAVGGILGAVLAARLRRPSVRLVGALAAAGGLLQVVAGLSPSVAVLLALVLPMAVVESVSDTAGRAVLQTDPPAHLRGRVLGVWGSVGTVWSLGGPPALGLLMELAGARGALVTGGLLIACAIGTGHLLHKRRGAAPVIVRREEGGLPEKAALGTAA
- a CDS encoding fructosamine kinase family protein; translated protein: MTSPAAEADGEDPGSVAARFTGRAATGERRLSAALAEVTLEGGHVVMVKRGDGNGAARAEAAGLRWLADAGSVPVPAVHGDDGRWLVTDRVPQGRPGAPAAVRFGRDLAALHTAGAPAFGAAPPGGPEHAYIGLAPMRNVHGTSWPHWYAEHRVLPYLRRAVDDGTVRPAEAGVVERVCERLPELAGPAEPPARLHGDLWNGNVLWGADGRVWLIDPAAHGGHRETDLAMLRLFGCPHLEEILEGYQQVAPLAEGWAGRVGVHQLFPLLVHAVLFGRGYAEQALAVARSALGR